In one window of Miscanthus floridulus cultivar M001 chromosome 12, ASM1932011v1, whole genome shotgun sequence DNA:
- the LOC136497256 gene encoding uncharacterized protein codes for MARREQFLALLLCLAACALATGPADATRKTVGVYELKKGDFSVRLTNWGARVMSVVLPDCKGNLADVVLGRDTIAEYVNDTEYFGPITGRIAQRVARGRFVLDGKVYHMHRNDGRNTIHGGDRGFSRSIWTVKEYVGGGESPYITFYYRSFDGEQGLPGNVDAYVTYRMSGPYTLGVHMNATALDKATPVNFLLHVYWNLGGEGSGRDVLGHTLRLHASRYAVLDDELLPSSGRIEPVAGTPLDFRTPTPIGSRIRQVVVMGGRAVGYDANYIIDGGGEGTMRPVAQVRDAASGRALELWANQPTMQLYTGNFLNHTAGKGGKVYDRYAGFCLETMGYVDAVNHPEFPSQTLRPGQVYKHDMVYKFSF; via the exons ATGGCGAGGCGTGAGCAGTTCCTcgcgctgctgctgtgcctcgcGGCCTGCGCGCTGGCCACCGGCCCCGCTGACGCGACGAGGAAGACGGTCGGGGTGTACGAGCTCAAGAAAGGGGATTTCTCCGTCAGGCTCACCAACTGGGGCGCCAGAGTCATGTCCGTCGTCCTCCCAGACTGCAAAG GGAATTTGGCTGATGTCGTCCTTGGCAGAGACACCATCGCTGAATACGTC AATGATACCGAGTACTTCGGGCCGATAACGGGACGCATAGCACAGAGAGTTGCCCGGGGCCGGTTCGTCCTCGACGGCAAGGTCTACCACATGCACAGGAACGACGGCAGGAACACCATTCACG GTGGTGACAGAGGGTTCAGCAGAAGCATTTGGACGGTGAAGGAGTACGTAGGCGGCGGCGAGTCACCCTACATCACCTTCTACTACCGCAGCTTCGACGGAGAGCAAGGATTACCGGGGAATGTGGACGCGTACGTGACGTACCGTATGTCGGGGCCGTACACTCTGGGGGTACACATGAACGCGACGGCGCTGGACAAGGCGACGCCGGTGAACTTCCTGCTGCACGTGTACTGGAACCTGGGCGGGGAGGGCAGCGGCCGCGACGTGCTGGGCCACACGCTCCGGCTGCACGCGTCGCGGTACGCCGTGCTGGACGACGAGCTGCTCCCTTCGTCGGGGCGCATCGAGCCCGTGGCCGGCACGCCGCTGGACTTCCGGACGCCCACGCCGATCGGGTCCCGCATCCGCCAGGTCGTCGTCATGGGCGGCCGCGCCGTCGGGTACGACGCCAACTACATCATCGACGGCGGCGGGGAAGGGACGATGCGGCCCGTGGCGCAGGTCCGGGACGCCGCGTCCGGCAGGGCGCTGGAGCTGTGGGCGAACCAGCCGACCATGCAGCTCTACACGGGGAACTTCCTCAACCACACCGCGGGCAAGGGCGGCAAGGTGTACGACAGGTACGCTGGGTTCTGCCTGGAGACGATGGGGTACGTGGACGCCGTGAACCACCCCGAGTTCCCGTCGCAGACACTCAGGCCCGGCCAGGTGTACAAGCACGATATGGTCTACAAGTTCTCCTTCTAG